The Manihot esculenta cultivar AM560-2 chromosome 1, M.esculenta_v8, whole genome shotgun sequence genome has a window encoding:
- the LOC110623223 gene encoding zinc finger CCCH domain-containing protein 14 isoform X2 produces MEKSVSTPSDPKTVSPPSKSPPLASPPPSELLHTQLFASSFTTLYHSIFPPKPSPLPSSFSFSLTPSTSSPSSSATIDDFDTEHRLHQARLILEYQELSDHYELSLSRLQALTEEIESLRRENDDLRLTNNELVELLSFSSQAAIRSRFSSSEMVEPSPLDRSTGRVSLPKSISVRSSGYLKMNRAGASNGGQSSTSTRAQVPSHLHQIVSGSVQQRVCVPRGVKREDAAVELDVYNQGMRKTELCNKWQETGTCSYGDHCQFAHGITELRPVIRHPRYKTQVCRMVLAGEVCPYGHRCHFRHSLTEQERVIMGPR; encoded by the exons ATGGAGAAAAGCGTATCTACACCCTCGGATCCGAAAACCGTCTCCCCGCCGTCAAAATCACCGCCGCTTGCGTCTCCTCCACCGTCCGAGCTTCTTCACACTCAACTCTTTGCCTCCAGTTTCACCACTTTGTATCATTCCATTTTCCCGCCAAAACCATCTcctcttccttcttctttctccttctctttAACCCCTTCCACCTCCTCCCCATCCTCCTCCGCCACTATTGATGATTTTGATACTGAGCACCGCCTTCACCAGGCGCGTCTTATTTTGGAGTATCAAGAACTCAGCGACCACTacgagctctctctctctcgcctCCAAGCTCTCACCGAAGAGATCGAGTCGCTTCGCCGAGAGAATGACGATCTCAGATTGACAAATAATGAACTGGTCGAGCTTCTCAGCTTCTCTTCTCAGGCTGCGATCCGAAGCCGCTTTAGCAGCAGCGAGATGGTTGAGCCGAGCCCGTTGGACAGGAGTACAGGGCGAGTCTCGTTGCCTAAGAGCATTTCTGTGCGTTCTAGCGGTTATCTCAAAATGAATCGTGCGGGTGCAAGCAATGGCGGTCAGAGTAGCACCTCAACTCGGGCACAAGTTCCGAGTCATCTCCATCAAATCGTATCTGGATCA GTGCAGCAGCGAGTGTGCGTGCCAAGAGGAGTAAAGAGAGAAGACGCAGCCGTGGAGTTGGACGTGTATAATCAAGGGATGCGGAAGACAGAGTTGTGTAACAAATGGCAGGAGACAGGAACGTGTTCTTACGGTGATCATTGCCAATTTGCTCACGGGATTACAGAGCTGCGTCCGGTTATAAGGCACCCAAGGTACAAGACTCAGGTTTGCAGGATGGTGCTTGCCGGTGAAGTGTGTCCCTATGGTCATAGGTGCCACTTTCGCCACTCTCTTACTGAGCAGGAAAGGGTAATAATGGGCCCACGTTGA
- the LOC110623223 gene encoding zinc finger CCCH domain-containing protein 14 isoform X1 — translation MFSHLFCSLDLSIDHCLLQVYSLMEKSVSTPSDPKTVSPPSKSPPLASPPPSELLHTQLFASSFTTLYHSIFPPKPSPLPSSFSFSLTPSTSSPSSSATIDDFDTEHRLHQARLILEYQELSDHYELSLSRLQALTEEIESLRRENDDLRLTNNELVELLSFSSQAAIRSRFSSSEMVEPSPLDRSTGRVSLPKSISVRSSGYLKMNRAGASNGGQSSTSTRAQVPSHLHQIVSGSVQQRVCVPRGVKREDAAVELDVYNQGMRKTELCNKWQETGTCSYGDHCQFAHGITELRPVIRHPRYKTQVCRMVLAGEVCPYGHRCHFRHSLTEQERVIMGPR, via the exons ATGTTTTCTCATCTATTTTGCTCATTAGATTTATCGATCGATCATTGTTTGTTGCAGGTGTATTCTTTAATGGAGAAAAGCGTATCTACACCCTCGGATCCGAAAACCGTCTCCCCGCCGTCAAAATCACCGCCGCTTGCGTCTCCTCCACCGTCCGAGCTTCTTCACACTCAACTCTTTGCCTCCAGTTTCACCACTTTGTATCATTCCATTTTCCCGCCAAAACCATCTcctcttccttcttctttctccttctctttAACCCCTTCCACCTCCTCCCCATCCTCCTCCGCCACTATTGATGATTTTGATACTGAGCACCGCCTTCACCAGGCGCGTCTTATTTTGGAGTATCAAGAACTCAGCGACCACTacgagctctctctctctcgcctCCAAGCTCTCACCGAAGAGATCGAGTCGCTTCGCCGAGAGAATGACGATCTCAGATTGACAAATAATGAACTGGTCGAGCTTCTCAGCTTCTCTTCTCAGGCTGCGATCCGAAGCCGCTTTAGCAGCAGCGAGATGGTTGAGCCGAGCCCGTTGGACAGGAGTACAGGGCGAGTCTCGTTGCCTAAGAGCATTTCTGTGCGTTCTAGCGGTTATCTCAAAATGAATCGTGCGGGTGCAAGCAATGGCGGTCAGAGTAGCACCTCAACTCGGGCACAAGTTCCGAGTCATCTCCATCAAATCGTATCTGGATCA GTGCAGCAGCGAGTGTGCGTGCCAAGAGGAGTAAAGAGAGAAGACGCAGCCGTGGAGTTGGACGTGTATAATCAAGGGATGCGGAAGACAGAGTTGTGTAACAAATGGCAGGAGACAGGAACGTGTTCTTACGGTGATCATTGCCAATTTGCTCACGGGATTACAGAGCTGCGTCCGGTTATAAGGCACCCAAGGTACAAGACTCAGGTTTGCAGGATGGTGCTTGCCGGTGAAGTGTGTCCCTATGGTCATAGGTGCCACTTTCGCCACTCTCTTACTGAGCAGGAAAGGGTAATAATGGGCCCACGTTGA
- the LOC110627482 gene encoding nuclear transcription factor Y subunit C-1 isoform X2 — protein MDLNQSIEFNLSSTSSPQLHNFMPMSSFLLPNYNHTTKQVLKQNLDNFWNRQLWKIQNISAFKSRHQLPLARIKRVMKTNREVKMISADTPILLSKACELFILELTLRSWLQTQECKRQMLQRFDIARAIRLVDTLDFLVELVSFDHHNKDDETGNCGEDVEPLSAVQVPVPMIDINEDLVLTDQEIAP, from the exons ATGGATTTGAATCAGTCAATTGAGTTCAATCTTTCTTCAACCTCATCTCCACAGCTCCACAATTTCATGCCAATGTCTTCTTTCTTGCTTCCTAATTACAATCACACAACAAAGCAG GTTCTAAAGCAGAATTTGGACAATTTTTGGAATCGACAATTGTGGAAGATTCAGAATATTTCAG CGTTTAAGAGCCGTCATCAACTTCCTCTTGCAAGGATCAAAAGGGTCATGAAAACTAATAGAGAAGTGAAG ATGATCAGCGCAGACACACCTATATTGTTGTCAAAAGCATGTGAGTTGTTCATCTTGGAGCTCACTCTTCGCTCATGGCTGCAAACTCAAGAATGTAAGCGCCAAATGCTTCAGCGATTTGACATTGCTAGAGCTATAAGGCTCGTTGATACTCTTGATTTCTTGGTTGAGCTTGTCTCTTTTGACCATCACAATAAG GATGATGAGACTGGAAACTGTGGTGAAGATGTTGAACCTCTTTCAGCAGTTCAAGTTCCAGTTCCTATGATAGACATCAATGAG gaTCTGGTATTGACAGATCAAGAAATTGCTCCATAA
- the LOC110627482 gene encoding nuclear transcription factor Y subunit C-4 isoform X1, whose translation MDLNQSIEFNLSSTSSPQLHNFMPMSSFLLPNYNHTTKQGCEEARNSRFMQVLKQNLDNFWNRQLWKIQNISAFKSRHQLPLARIKRVMKTNREVKMISADTPILLSKACELFILELTLRSWLQTQECKRQMLQRFDIARAIRLVDTLDFLVELVSFDHHNKDDETGNCGEDVEPLSAVQVPVPMIDINEDLVLTDQEIAP comes from the exons ATGGATTTGAATCAGTCAATTGAGTTCAATCTTTCTTCAACCTCATCTCCACAGCTCCACAATTTCATGCCAATGTCTTCTTTCTTGCTTCCTAATTACAATCACACAACAAAGCAG GGTTGTGAAGAGGCGAGGAATTCTCGTTTTATGCAGGTTCTAAAGCAGAATTTGGACAATTTTTGGAATCGACAATTGTGGAAGATTCAGAATATTTCAG CGTTTAAGAGCCGTCATCAACTTCCTCTTGCAAGGATCAAAAGGGTCATGAAAACTAATAGAGAAGTGAAG ATGATCAGCGCAGACACACCTATATTGTTGTCAAAAGCATGTGAGTTGTTCATCTTGGAGCTCACTCTTCGCTCATGGCTGCAAACTCAAGAATGTAAGCGCCAAATGCTTCAGCGATTTGACATTGCTAGAGCTATAAGGCTCGTTGATACTCTTGATTTCTTGGTTGAGCTTGTCTCTTTTGACCATCACAATAAG GATGATGAGACTGGAAACTGTGGTGAAGATGTTGAACCTCTTTCAGCAGTTCAAGTTCCAGTTCCTATGATAGACATCAATGAG gaTCTGGTATTGACAGATCAAGAAATTGCTCCATAA